One segment of Gasterosteus aculeatus chromosome 3, fGasAcu3.hap1.1, whole genome shotgun sequence DNA contains the following:
- the clcn2a gene encoding chloride channel protein 2a isoform X2, with protein MVKDKAENRTLQYQQTLMYGRYTQELGVYAKEEAARLRDGGVRDGAGLRRNTSVRSRAADLLEYEKDPCAKCHLCASRCQKFLISRVGEDWIFLILLGLLMALVSWVMDYAIAFCQEAQKWMYGGLDSNMLLQYIAWVTYPVVLITFSAGFTQILAPQAVGSGIPEMKTILRGVVLKEYLTFKTFVAKVIGLTCALGSGMPLGKEGPFVHVASLCAALLSKFMAPLFGGIYMEEPFEGSKNELRNTEMLSAACAVGVGCCFAAPIGGVLFSIEVTSTFFAVRNYWRGFFAATFSAFIFRVLAVWNQEEETITALFKTRFRLDFPFDLQELPAFAILGIACGFGGALFVYLNRLIVECMRKQKTINKFLLRNPSLPVRRLVYPALVTLLISTLTFPPGFGQFMAGQLTQHESLVALFDNRTWCRHGVAEEFDYVSHHHHAWKHPQVNVFITLVLFIVMKFWMSAVATTMPVPCGAFMPVFLIGAAFGRLVGEIMATMFPDGIHADGSVYPIVPGGYAVVGAAALSGAVTHTVSTAVIVFELTGQISHILPVMIAVILANAVAQSLQPSLYDSIIRIKKLPYLPELGMGHHEKYNIRVEDIMVRDVRYITLTSCYRDLQEMLVTAQLKTLALVESRDSMILLGSIERLQLQSLLSLQLSRLRRLEYLRQLAQDNGGRDRPASRTTDSTPSSPCARVNSSSNARQAVRFLISTEESSSFSPVVSNAQLPLKSALKTVSAISDVETPNTSQSLSCAQQDGDLLESPAGPTPPEPGPKRVRISMADSPDGEDGMTPSDVAEWEEQQLDEPVDFKNCKIDPAPFQLVEQTSLHKTHTIFSLLGLDHAYVTSMGRLVGVVSLKELRKAIEGSVTVTGVKVRPPLASFRDNGNNANVSEVTELHKLCIRHRGLSLPREPNPPDVEDQADLPYKEIPVNFSDQSNLQCETSPGDVSSQSSELVLQESPSFTEDPSEFTFDCSPSHTEESELALDYDPLTHNPEQDGTEREQGTSSLIEDQSEPEREAVPAHAEDNSK; from the exons TGTGTGCCTCCCGCTGCCAGAAGTTCCTCATCTCGCGGGTGGGGGAGGACTGGATCTTCCTCATTCTGCTGGGCCTGCTCATGGCTCTGGTCAGCTGGGTCATGGACTACGCCATCGCCTTCTGCCAGGAAG cacagaAGTGGATGTATGGGGGACTGGACAGTAACATGCTTCTGCAGTACATCGCTTGGGTCACGTACCCCGTGGTGCTCATCACTTTCTCAGCAGGATTCACACAGATACTGGCGCCTCAGGCTGTgg GTTCGGGCATTCCTGAGATGAAGACCATACTGAGAGGGGTGGTCCTGAAGGAGTACCTGACGTTTAAGACGTTCGTGGCCAAAGTCATCGGTCTGACCTGCGCTCTGGGCAGCGGGATGCCTCTGGGAAAGGAG GGCCCCTTCGTCCACGTGGCCAGCCTGTGCGCGGCTCTCCTCAGCAAATTCATGGCTCCTCTTTTCGGTGGGATTTACAtg GAAGAGCCCTTTGAGGGAAGCAAG AACGAGCTGAGGAACACAGAGATGCTGTCGGCGGCCTGTGCCGTGGGCGTTGGCTGCTGCTTCGCCGCCCCGATTGGAG GGGTGCTGTTCAGCATTGAGGTCACTTCCACGTTTTTCGCCGTGAGGAACTACTGGAGGGGCTTCTTTGCCGCCACCTTCAGTGCCTTCATCTTCAGAGTGCTGGCGGTGTGGAACcaggaggaag AGACCATCACTGCTCTCTTTAAGACCCGTTTCCGCCTGGACTTCCCGTTTGACCTTCAGGAGCTGCCGGCGTTCGCCATCCTCGG GATTGCCTGTGGTTTTGGCGGCGCTCTGTTTGTCTACCTGAACCGGCTGATTGTAGAGTGCATGAGGAAACAGAAGACTATTAACAAGTTCTTGCTGAGGAA TCCGTCTCTCCCTGTCAGGCGTCTGGTGTACCCAGCACTCGTCACCCTGCTGATCTCCACTCTCACCTTCCCGCCGGGCTTTGGCCAGTTCATGGCCGGACAG CTGACGCAGCACGAGTCTCTGGTGGCGCTGTTCGACAACCGCACGTGGTGCCGCCACGGCGTGGCCGAGGAGTTTGACTACGtcagccaccaccaccacgcctGGAAACACCCGCAGGTCAACGTCTTCATCACGCTCGTCCTCTTCATCGTCATGAAG TTCTGGATGTCCGCCGTGGCCACCACCATGCCCGTCCCGTGCGGGGCCTTCATGCCCGTTTTTCTCATCG GCGCGGCATTCGGCAGGCTGGTTGGAGAGATCATGGCCACTATGTTCCCTGACGGCATACACGCCGACGGCAGCGTGTATCCCATAGTGCCCGGCGGTTACGCTGTAGTCG GTGCTGCGGCGTTGTCTGGAGCCGTCACCCACACGGTGTCCACAGCAGTCATCGTGTTCGAGCTGACCGGTCAGATCTCCCACATTCTGCCCGTGATGATCGCCGTGATCCTGGCCAACGCCGTGGCTCAGTCGCTCCAGCCGTCGCTGTACGACTCCATCATCCGCATCAAGAAACTCCCGTATCTGCCCGAACTGGGCATGGGACATCACGA GAAGTATAATATCCGCGTGGAGGACATCATGGTCAGGGATGTACGCTACATCACCCTTACCTCTTGCTACCGGGACCTGCAGGAGATGCTGGTGACAGCTCAGCTCAAAACACTGGCCCTGGTTGAGTCTCGTG ACTCCATGATCCTCCTGGGCTCCATAGAGCGCCTGCAGCTGCAGTCGCTGCTCTCCCTCCAGCTGAGCCGCCTGCGCAGGCTGGAGTACCTGCGGCAGCTGGCGCAGGACAACGGCGGCCGCGATCGGCCGGCCAGCCGGACCACCGACAGCACGCCCAGCTCGCCCTGCGCCCGCGTCAACTCCTCCAGCAACGCTCGCCAAGCGGTCCGCTTCCTG ATCTCCACAgaggagtcctcctccttcagcccGGTGGTTTCCAACGCGCAACTTCCTCTGAAGTCTGCCTTGAAAACCGTGTCCGCCATCAGCGACGTGGAGACGCCAAATA CCTCTCAGAGCCTGTCCTGTGCCCAACAAGACGGGGACCTGCTGGAG AGTCCGGCAGGGCCGACTCCTCCGGAGCCCGGGCCCAAACGCGTGAGGATCTCCATGGCG GACTCTCCCGACGGGGAAGATGGAATGACCCCATCAGAC GTAGCGGAGTGGGAAGAGCAGCAGCTTGACGAGCCGGTGGATTTTAAGAACTGCAAGATTGATCCCGCTCCCTTTCAGCTGGTAGAACAAACGTCTTTGCATAAG ACCCACAccatcttctctctgctgggTCTGGATCACGCCTATGTGACCAGCATGGGACGTCTGGTCGGGGTGGTCTCCCTGAAAGAG CTGCGTAAGGCCATCGAGGGCTCGGTGACGGTGACCGGAGTGAAAGTGCGCCCTCCTTTGGCCAGTTTCCGTGACAATGGGAACAACGCGAACGTCTCCGAGGTAACCGAGCTGCACAAGCTGTGCATCCGCCACAGAGGGCTGTCGTTGCCGCGGGAACCCAACCCCCCGGACGTGGAGGACCAGGCCGACCTCCCGTACAAAGAGATCCCCGTCAACTTCTCGGACCAATCGAACTTGCAGTGCGAGACCAGCCCCGGGGACGTCTCGAGTCAGTCGTCGGAGTTGGTGCTCCAGGAGAGCCCTTCCTTCACCGAGGACCCATCAGAGTTTACTTTCGACTGCAGCCCCTCCCACACTGAGGAATCGGAGCTGGCCTTGGACTATGACCCCCTCACCCACAATCCAGAGCAGGACGGCACCGAGCGAGAGCAGGGGACTTCGTCTCTGATCGAGGACCAATCGGAACCGGAGAGAGAAGCTGTCCCTGCACACGCCGAGGATAACTCAAAATGA
- the clcn2a gene encoding chloride channel protein 2a isoform X3, which yields MVKDKAENRTLQYQQTLMYGRYTQELGVYAKEEAARLRDGGVRDGAGLRRNTSVRSRAADLLEYEKDPCAKCHLCASRCQKFLISRVGEDWIFLILLGLLMALVSWVMDYAIAFCQEAQKWMYGGLDSNMLLQYIAWVTYPVVLITFSAGFTQILAPQAVGSGIPEMKTILRGVVLKEYLTFKTFVAKVIGLTCALGSGMPLGKEGPFVHVASLCAALLSKFMAPLFGGIYMEEPFEGSKNELRNTEMLSAACAVGVGCCFAAPIGGVLFSIEVTSTFFAVRNYWRGFFAATFSAFIFRVLAVWNQEEETITALFKTRFRLDFPFDLQELPAFAILGIACGFGGALFVYLNRLIVECMRKQKTINKFLLRKRLVYPALVTLLISTLTFPPGFGQFMAGQLTQHESLVALFDNRTWCRHGVAEEFDYVSHHHHAWKHPQVNVFITLVLFIVMKFWMSAVATTMPVPCGAFMPVFLIGAAFGRLVGEIMATMFPDGIHADGSVYPIVPGGYAVVGAAALSGAVTHTVSTAVIVFELTGQISHILPVMIAVILANAVAQSLQPSLYDSIIRIKKLPYLPELGMGHHEKYNIRVEDIMVRDVRYITLTSCYRDLQEMLVTAQLKTLALVESRDSMILLGSIERLQLQSLLSLQLSRLRRLEYLRQLAQDNGGRDRPASRTTDSTPSSPCARVNSSSNARQAVRFLVSAQQISTEESSSFSPVVSNAQLPLKSALKTVSAISDVETPNTSQSLSCAQQDGDLLESPAGPTPPEPGPKRVRISMADSPDGEDGMTPSDVAEWEEQQLDEPVDFKNCKIDPAPFQLVEQTSLHKTHTIFSLLGLDHAYVTSMGRLVGVVSLKELRKAIEGSVTVTGVKVRPPLASFRDNGNNANVSEVTELHKLCIRHRGLSLPREPNPPDVEDQADLPYKEIPVNFSDQSNLQCETSPGDVSSQSSELVLQESPSFTEDPSEFTFDCSPSHTEESELALDYDPLTHNPEQDGTEREQGTSSLIEDQSEPEREAVPAHAEDNSK from the exons TGTGTGCCTCCCGCTGCCAGAAGTTCCTCATCTCGCGGGTGGGGGAGGACTGGATCTTCCTCATTCTGCTGGGCCTGCTCATGGCTCTGGTCAGCTGGGTCATGGACTACGCCATCGCCTTCTGCCAGGAAG cacagaAGTGGATGTATGGGGGACTGGACAGTAACATGCTTCTGCAGTACATCGCTTGGGTCACGTACCCCGTGGTGCTCATCACTTTCTCAGCAGGATTCACACAGATACTGGCGCCTCAGGCTGTgg GTTCGGGCATTCCTGAGATGAAGACCATACTGAGAGGGGTGGTCCTGAAGGAGTACCTGACGTTTAAGACGTTCGTGGCCAAAGTCATCGGTCTGACCTGCGCTCTGGGCAGCGGGATGCCTCTGGGAAAGGAG GGCCCCTTCGTCCACGTGGCCAGCCTGTGCGCGGCTCTCCTCAGCAAATTCATGGCTCCTCTTTTCGGTGGGATTTACAtg GAAGAGCCCTTTGAGGGAAGCAAG AACGAGCTGAGGAACACAGAGATGCTGTCGGCGGCCTGTGCCGTGGGCGTTGGCTGCTGCTTCGCCGCCCCGATTGGAG GGGTGCTGTTCAGCATTGAGGTCACTTCCACGTTTTTCGCCGTGAGGAACTACTGGAGGGGCTTCTTTGCCGCCACCTTCAGTGCCTTCATCTTCAGAGTGCTGGCGGTGTGGAACcaggaggaag AGACCATCACTGCTCTCTTTAAGACCCGTTTCCGCCTGGACTTCCCGTTTGACCTTCAGGAGCTGCCGGCGTTCGCCATCCTCGG GATTGCCTGTGGTTTTGGCGGCGCTCTGTTTGTCTACCTGAACCGGCTGATTGTAGAGTGCATGAGGAAACAGAAGACTATTAACAAGTTCTTGCTGAGGAA GCGTCTGGTGTACCCAGCACTCGTCACCCTGCTGATCTCCACTCTCACCTTCCCGCCGGGCTTTGGCCAGTTCATGGCCGGACAG CTGACGCAGCACGAGTCTCTGGTGGCGCTGTTCGACAACCGCACGTGGTGCCGCCACGGCGTGGCCGAGGAGTTTGACTACGtcagccaccaccaccacgcctGGAAACACCCGCAGGTCAACGTCTTCATCACGCTCGTCCTCTTCATCGTCATGAAG TTCTGGATGTCCGCCGTGGCCACCACCATGCCCGTCCCGTGCGGGGCCTTCATGCCCGTTTTTCTCATCG GCGCGGCATTCGGCAGGCTGGTTGGAGAGATCATGGCCACTATGTTCCCTGACGGCATACACGCCGACGGCAGCGTGTATCCCATAGTGCCCGGCGGTTACGCTGTAGTCG GTGCTGCGGCGTTGTCTGGAGCCGTCACCCACACGGTGTCCACAGCAGTCATCGTGTTCGAGCTGACCGGTCAGATCTCCCACATTCTGCCCGTGATGATCGCCGTGATCCTGGCCAACGCCGTGGCTCAGTCGCTCCAGCCGTCGCTGTACGACTCCATCATCCGCATCAAGAAACTCCCGTATCTGCCCGAACTGGGCATGGGACATCACGA GAAGTATAATATCCGCGTGGAGGACATCATGGTCAGGGATGTACGCTACATCACCCTTACCTCTTGCTACCGGGACCTGCAGGAGATGCTGGTGACAGCTCAGCTCAAAACACTGGCCCTGGTTGAGTCTCGTG ACTCCATGATCCTCCTGGGCTCCATAGAGCGCCTGCAGCTGCAGTCGCTGCTCTCCCTCCAGCTGAGCCGCCTGCGCAGGCTGGAGTACCTGCGGCAGCTGGCGCAGGACAACGGCGGCCGCGATCGGCCGGCCAGCCGGACCACCGACAGCACGCCCAGCTCGCCCTGCGCCCGCGTCAACTCCTCCAGCAACGCTCGCCAAGCGGTCCGCTTCCTGGTGAGCGCCCAACAG ATCTCCACAgaggagtcctcctccttcagcccGGTGGTTTCCAACGCGCAACTTCCTCTGAAGTCTGCCTTGAAAACCGTGTCCGCCATCAGCGACGTGGAGACGCCAAATA CCTCTCAGAGCCTGTCCTGTGCCCAACAAGACGGGGACCTGCTGGAG AGTCCGGCAGGGCCGACTCCTCCGGAGCCCGGGCCCAAACGCGTGAGGATCTCCATGGCG GACTCTCCCGACGGGGAAGATGGAATGACCCCATCAGAC GTAGCGGAGTGGGAAGAGCAGCAGCTTGACGAGCCGGTGGATTTTAAGAACTGCAAGATTGATCCCGCTCCCTTTCAGCTGGTAGAACAAACGTCTTTGCATAAG ACCCACAccatcttctctctgctgggTCTGGATCACGCCTATGTGACCAGCATGGGACGTCTGGTCGGGGTGGTCTCCCTGAAAGAG CTGCGTAAGGCCATCGAGGGCTCGGTGACGGTGACCGGAGTGAAAGTGCGCCCTCCTTTGGCCAGTTTCCGTGACAATGGGAACAACGCGAACGTCTCCGAGGTAACCGAGCTGCACAAGCTGTGCATCCGCCACAGAGGGCTGTCGTTGCCGCGGGAACCCAACCCCCCGGACGTGGAGGACCAGGCCGACCTCCCGTACAAAGAGATCCCCGTCAACTTCTCGGACCAATCGAACTTGCAGTGCGAGACCAGCCCCGGGGACGTCTCGAGTCAGTCGTCGGAGTTGGTGCTCCAGGAGAGCCCTTCCTTCACCGAGGACCCATCAGAGTTTACTTTCGACTGCAGCCCCTCCCACACTGAGGAATCGGAGCTGGCCTTGGACTATGACCCCCTCACCCACAATCCAGAGCAGGACGGCACCGAGCGAGAGCAGGGGACTTCGTCTCTGATCGAGGACCAATCGGAACCGGAGAGAGAAGCTGTCCCTGCACACGCCGAGGATAACTCAAAATGA
- the clcn2a gene encoding chloride channel protein 2a isoform X4, translating into MVKDKAENRTLQYQQTLMYGRYTQELGVYAKEEAARLRDGGVRDGAGLRRNTSVRSRAADLLEYEKDPCAKCHLCASRCQKFLISRVGEDWIFLILLGLLMALVSWVMDYAIAFCQEAQKWMYGGLDSNMLLQYIAWVTYPVVLITFSAGFTQILAPQAVGSGIPEMKTILRGVVLKEYLTFKTFVAKVIGLTCALGSGMPLGKEGPFVHVASLCAALLSKFMAPLFGGIYMEEPFEGSKNELRNTEMLSAACAVGVGCCFAAPIGGVLFSIEVTSTFFAVRNYWRGFFAATFSAFIFRVLAVWNQEEETITALFKTRFRLDFPFDLQELPAFAILGIACGFGGALFVYLNRLIVECMRKQKTINKFLLRKRLVYPALVTLLISTLTFPPGFGQFMAGQLTQHESLVALFDNRTWCRHGVAEEFDYVSHHHHAWKHPQVNVFITLVLFIVMKFWMSAVATTMPVPCGAFMPVFLIGAAFGRLVGEIMATMFPDGIHADGSVYPIVPGGYAVVGAAALSGAVTHTVSTAVIVFELTGQISHILPVMIAVILANAVAQSLQPSLYDSIIRIKKLPYLPELGMGHHEKYNIRVEDIMVRDVRYITLTSCYRDLQEMLVTAQLKTLALVESRDSMILLGSIERLQLQSLLSLQLSRLRRLEYLRQLAQDNGGRDRPASRTTDSTPSSPCARVNSSSNARQAVRFLISTEESSSFSPVVSNAQLPLKSALKTVSAISDVETPNTSQSLSCAQQDGDLLESPAGPTPPEPGPKRVRISMADSPDGEDGMTPSDVAEWEEQQLDEPVDFKNCKIDPAPFQLVEQTSLHKTHTIFSLLGLDHAYVTSMGRLVGVVSLKELRKAIEGSVTVTGVKVRPPLASFRDNGNNANVSEVTELHKLCIRHRGLSLPREPNPPDVEDQADLPYKEIPVNFSDQSNLQCETSPGDVSSQSSELVLQESPSFTEDPSEFTFDCSPSHTEESELALDYDPLTHNPEQDGTEREQGTSSLIEDQSEPEREAVPAHAEDNSK; encoded by the exons TGTGTGCCTCCCGCTGCCAGAAGTTCCTCATCTCGCGGGTGGGGGAGGACTGGATCTTCCTCATTCTGCTGGGCCTGCTCATGGCTCTGGTCAGCTGGGTCATGGACTACGCCATCGCCTTCTGCCAGGAAG cacagaAGTGGATGTATGGGGGACTGGACAGTAACATGCTTCTGCAGTACATCGCTTGGGTCACGTACCCCGTGGTGCTCATCACTTTCTCAGCAGGATTCACACAGATACTGGCGCCTCAGGCTGTgg GTTCGGGCATTCCTGAGATGAAGACCATACTGAGAGGGGTGGTCCTGAAGGAGTACCTGACGTTTAAGACGTTCGTGGCCAAAGTCATCGGTCTGACCTGCGCTCTGGGCAGCGGGATGCCTCTGGGAAAGGAG GGCCCCTTCGTCCACGTGGCCAGCCTGTGCGCGGCTCTCCTCAGCAAATTCATGGCTCCTCTTTTCGGTGGGATTTACAtg GAAGAGCCCTTTGAGGGAAGCAAG AACGAGCTGAGGAACACAGAGATGCTGTCGGCGGCCTGTGCCGTGGGCGTTGGCTGCTGCTTCGCCGCCCCGATTGGAG GGGTGCTGTTCAGCATTGAGGTCACTTCCACGTTTTTCGCCGTGAGGAACTACTGGAGGGGCTTCTTTGCCGCCACCTTCAGTGCCTTCATCTTCAGAGTGCTGGCGGTGTGGAACcaggaggaag AGACCATCACTGCTCTCTTTAAGACCCGTTTCCGCCTGGACTTCCCGTTTGACCTTCAGGAGCTGCCGGCGTTCGCCATCCTCGG GATTGCCTGTGGTTTTGGCGGCGCTCTGTTTGTCTACCTGAACCGGCTGATTGTAGAGTGCATGAGGAAACAGAAGACTATTAACAAGTTCTTGCTGAGGAA GCGTCTGGTGTACCCAGCACTCGTCACCCTGCTGATCTCCACTCTCACCTTCCCGCCGGGCTTTGGCCAGTTCATGGCCGGACAG CTGACGCAGCACGAGTCTCTGGTGGCGCTGTTCGACAACCGCACGTGGTGCCGCCACGGCGTGGCCGAGGAGTTTGACTACGtcagccaccaccaccacgcctGGAAACACCCGCAGGTCAACGTCTTCATCACGCTCGTCCTCTTCATCGTCATGAAG TTCTGGATGTCCGCCGTGGCCACCACCATGCCCGTCCCGTGCGGGGCCTTCATGCCCGTTTTTCTCATCG GCGCGGCATTCGGCAGGCTGGTTGGAGAGATCATGGCCACTATGTTCCCTGACGGCATACACGCCGACGGCAGCGTGTATCCCATAGTGCCCGGCGGTTACGCTGTAGTCG GTGCTGCGGCGTTGTCTGGAGCCGTCACCCACACGGTGTCCACAGCAGTCATCGTGTTCGAGCTGACCGGTCAGATCTCCCACATTCTGCCCGTGATGATCGCCGTGATCCTGGCCAACGCCGTGGCTCAGTCGCTCCAGCCGTCGCTGTACGACTCCATCATCCGCATCAAGAAACTCCCGTATCTGCCCGAACTGGGCATGGGACATCACGA GAAGTATAATATCCGCGTGGAGGACATCATGGTCAGGGATGTACGCTACATCACCCTTACCTCTTGCTACCGGGACCTGCAGGAGATGCTGGTGACAGCTCAGCTCAAAACACTGGCCCTGGTTGAGTCTCGTG ACTCCATGATCCTCCTGGGCTCCATAGAGCGCCTGCAGCTGCAGTCGCTGCTCTCCCTCCAGCTGAGCCGCCTGCGCAGGCTGGAGTACCTGCGGCAGCTGGCGCAGGACAACGGCGGCCGCGATCGGCCGGCCAGCCGGACCACCGACAGCACGCCCAGCTCGCCCTGCGCCCGCGTCAACTCCTCCAGCAACGCTCGCCAAGCGGTCCGCTTCCTG ATCTCCACAgaggagtcctcctccttcagcccGGTGGTTTCCAACGCGCAACTTCCTCTGAAGTCTGCCTTGAAAACCGTGTCCGCCATCAGCGACGTGGAGACGCCAAATA CCTCTCAGAGCCTGTCCTGTGCCCAACAAGACGGGGACCTGCTGGAG AGTCCGGCAGGGCCGACTCCTCCGGAGCCCGGGCCCAAACGCGTGAGGATCTCCATGGCG GACTCTCCCGACGGGGAAGATGGAATGACCCCATCAGAC GTAGCGGAGTGGGAAGAGCAGCAGCTTGACGAGCCGGTGGATTTTAAGAACTGCAAGATTGATCCCGCTCCCTTTCAGCTGGTAGAACAAACGTCTTTGCATAAG ACCCACAccatcttctctctgctgggTCTGGATCACGCCTATGTGACCAGCATGGGACGTCTGGTCGGGGTGGTCTCCCTGAAAGAG CTGCGTAAGGCCATCGAGGGCTCGGTGACGGTGACCGGAGTGAAAGTGCGCCCTCCTTTGGCCAGTTTCCGTGACAATGGGAACAACGCGAACGTCTCCGAGGTAACCGAGCTGCACAAGCTGTGCATCCGCCACAGAGGGCTGTCGTTGCCGCGGGAACCCAACCCCCCGGACGTGGAGGACCAGGCCGACCTCCCGTACAAAGAGATCCCCGTCAACTTCTCGGACCAATCGAACTTGCAGTGCGAGACCAGCCCCGGGGACGTCTCGAGTCAGTCGTCGGAGTTGGTGCTCCAGGAGAGCCCTTCCTTCACCGAGGACCCATCAGAGTTTACTTTCGACTGCAGCCCCTCCCACACTGAGGAATCGGAGCTGGCCTTGGACTATGACCCCCTCACCCACAATCCAGAGCAGGACGGCACCGAGCGAGAGCAGGGGACTTCGTCTCTGATCGAGGACCAATCGGAACCGGAGAGAGAAGCTGTCCCTGCACACGCCGAGGATAACTCAAAATGA